Below is a window of Ammoniphilus sp. CFH 90114 DNA.
GAGTCTAATCGAAAATATGATCAAAGTACTTGGACGTTCCAGAGAGATGAAAATGGAGACATCCTGAGGGACGAAAGCTTAACGAACCCAAGAACCGTGTTTCAATTAATGAAAAAACATTACTCCCGCTATGATATAGATACCGTTTGTACGGTCACGGGTACACCTAAAGATCAATATCTCGATATTGCCAAGACCTTCTTGGGAACAAGCGCCGTGGATCGTACGGGAACCATTCTCTATGCTATGGGAACGACCCAACACACGGTCGGGACTCAGAATGTCCGAGTGTATGCGATACTTCAATTGCTGCTTGGAAACGTAGGAAGACCTGGCGGTGGCGTGAATGCGCTGCGTGGCGAATCCAATGTCCAGGGATCTACTGATTTTGCCTTGTTATATGGAGATCTACCAGGTTACTTGGGGGCCCCGACGGCAACAGAGAAACATGCTACATTACAGGCCTATCTAGAAAATGAGACTCCGAAAACGGGATATTGGTCTAACAAACCTAAATTTGTCATCAGTCTCTTAAAAGCATTTTATGGTCCACAGGCCACGGCAGACAATGAATTCGGATATCACTATTTGCCTAAAGGAAAGAAAAATTATTCCCATATTCCTTTGTTCGAAGCGATGGCAAAGGGCGAATTAAAAGGCTTATTCTGCTTCGGAACGAATCCGGTCGTTGGTGGACCCAATGCGGGGAAGGAAAAAGAAGCGCTAGGCAAGCTGGACTGGCTTGTTGCCGCCGATCTATGGGAGCATGAGACTTCCACATTTTGGTCAAGAGAATCCGGAGCAGACCCTTCAGAGATTCAGACGGAAGTCTTCTTGTTACCTGCAGCGGCTTCTTATGAAAAAGAAGGAACCGTTTCCAATAGCGGTCGTTGGATGCAGTACCGTTGGCAGGCCATTGAGCCAAAACATGAATCGAAAGCCGATCTAGAGATTATTCATATGTTGATGCTACGTTTGAAAAAGCTGTACCATGGAAGGACCGATGCGTCGGCGTTGCCGATTCAAGCGCTCTATTGGAACTATGGTGATCACGATCATCCAGACATTGACATTGTTTCCAAAGAGATTAATGGATACGACACACGTACCGGAAAGCAGATCCCGAGCTTTGCTAAACTGGAAGATGATGGATCAACATGCAGCGGGAACTGGATTTATTGTGGTTTCTATCCGGAGGAAGGTAAAAATCTATCCAAGCGTCGTGATAATAAAGATACGGGCATGAGCAACTACTTGAATTGGTCTTATGCTTGGCCGTTGAATCGACGGATTCTTTATAACCGAGCTGCCTGCGATCCAGCCGGAAAACCGTGGAGTAAAGGAAAAGAAGGGATCTGGTGGGACGCTCTAAGCAAAGAATGGACAGGCTATGATGTACCTGATTTTGGTAAAAACACTGCACCTGATGGGAAAGGCGGACAGGATCCATTCTTCATGTTGGCGGATGGAAAAGCGGGTTTGTTTGCCGTTAGAAACG
It encodes the following:
- the fdnG gene encoding formate dehydrogenase-N subunit alpha, yielding MPDLTRRQFLKLSGATALTLAVVELGFNSKEAQAKTRQLKIAETKVTPTICPYCAVGCGILVHTRDHDVVFTEGDPDHPINQGSLCSKGTTIRQLYTSDQRVKKPLYRAPGSDRWEEKDWDWMLDRIAEKIQKTRDNTFVEKENGILVNKTEAIASLGGAALDNEECYLLVKMMRGLGLTYIEHQARLUHSSTVAGLAPTFGRGAMTNHWNDLQYTDCALIIGANPAENHPISFKWLLKAKQNGGKIISVDPRFTRTSSQADLYAPLRSGTDIPFMGGLIHYALENGLYHKEYVVNYTNASFLVHDDFDFKDGLFTGYDESNRKYDQSTWTFQRDENGDILRDESLTNPRTVFQLMKKHYSRYDIDTVCTVTGTPKDQYLDIAKTFLGTSAVDRTGTILYAMGTTQHTVGTQNVRVYAILQLLLGNVGRPGGGVNALRGESNVQGSTDFALLYGDLPGYLGAPTATEKHATLQAYLENETPKTGYWSNKPKFVISLLKAFYGPQATADNEFGYHYLPKGKKNYSHIPLFEAMAKGELKGLFCFGTNPVVGGPNAGKEKEALGKLDWLVAADLWEHETSTFWSRESGADPSEIQTEVFLLPAAASYEKEGTVSNSGRWMQYRWQAIEPKHESKADLEIIHMLMLRLKKLYHGRTDASALPIQALYWNYGDHDHPDIDIVSKEINGYDTRTGKQIPSFAKLEDDGSTCSGNWIYCGFYPEEGKNLSKRRDNKDTGMSNYLNWSYAWPLNRRILYNRAACDPAGKPWSKGKEGIWWDALSKEWTGYDVPDFGKNTAPDGKGGQDPFFMLADGKAGLFAVRNDGPFPEHYEPYESPIPNAFSSQEFNPTVTIWGGKHNPRGDKTKYPIVATTYRLSEHWQSGAMTRHQSWLSELSAHMFVEISEELAREKGILNKDRVVVSSARGEIETYAMVTKRFKPYRIRGEVVHQVGMPWHFGYKGLVKGGTANSLTPHIGDANTMIPEYKAFLCDIRRA